The genomic region GAGAAGGCCATGGCCACGAAGATCCCGCCGGTGATGACGAAGAGGAACTCCTGCTTGAGCAGCACGGCGAGCGTGCCGACGATCCCGCCCAGGGGCAGGGCACCCACGTCGCCCATGAAGACCTGGGCGGGATAGGCGTTGTACCAGAGAAACCCCATGCAGGCGCCGAAGACCCCGGCGCAGATCACCGTCAGCTCGCCGCTGCCCGGGAGGAAGGTGAACTGCAGGTAGCCCGAGTAGATGGCGTTTCCGATGACGTAGGCGAACACCCCGTACACGACCACCGTGAACGAGACCGGGACGATGGACAGTCCGTCCAGGCCGTCGGCGAAATTCACCGCGTTGGCGATGGCCACGATGACGAAGGCGATGAAAGGCAGGTACCACCAGCCCAGGTCGAGGACCGGGTCCTTGACGAAGGGGAGATAGAGTTCGGAGGCGATTTCGGCCGACACGGGCGACAGGCCGGGCAGCAGGAAGACCAGGCCGAAACCGAAGCCGAAGACCGCCTGGAAGAAGAGCTTGGTGGCCTGGGTCAGGCCGCGGTCGCTGTCCCGGTGCCTGATCTTGCGGTAGTCGTCGATGAATCCGAACAGGGTGAACCAGATCAGGGCGCACAGGAAAACCAGGGTGAAACGGTTGAAAAGGTCGCTCCAGAGCAGCACGCTGGCGAAGATGGCCGCGACGATCAGCAGGCCGCCCATGAGCGGCGTGCCGGCCTTCGAGGCGGAGGATATCGCGCCGTGCGCCCGGGGATTGTCCCGCACGTGGTTCACGTACAGCAGGCGGATGATGCGCTGGCCGAAGAGCAGCGTGACGCCGAACCCCGTCAGCGCCGCGCAGATCGCGCGGAAGCTCAGGTACTGGAAGAGGCGCAGAAACGAGAGCGCATCGACAGTATCGAAGAGATAGGTGACGAGGTGATAGATCATGGGGCGCTCAAGGGGTTCCCTGCTGGTTTCGAATCATGCCGAACAGACGGTTCAGCGTCCGCTTGATCGGAAAGTCCGGTTCGAAGTGATTCGACGTGACCAGTATTTCGTCGAGCTCTTCGAGCAGTCCGTCCAGGTCGACGATCATCTTCCGCCCGACCAGGTCGGCCAACGCGTCGATGACGGCCTGGCGCACCTTCCCGTTGGGGTCCTGGTAGAACGGCCTGAGCCACTCCGCGACGGCGCCGTCGCCCATCCTGCCCAGGGCGCGTATGGCGGCGGACCGGATCTCGAAGGACGATTCCCGCAAAAGGCCGCGTAATCCGTTCAGCGCCTCCTCGTCCCTTTCCCCATCAGCGTCCGCTGTTCCCGGTCCGTGGGCGAGGCCGGCAAAGGCCAGGGCCGCGGCGGACCGCACTTCGTAATAGGGATCCGACAGCAAATCCAGCAGCACGGCGCGCACCGATGCATCGTACACGCCGAGCCGGCCGATCGCCGTCACGGCGTTGCGGCGGATGAAGCCGACCTGCCGGTAGTCGCCGCCGAGGAGGCGTTGGAAGAAGGGCGCCGGCGTCCGGTCGCGCAGCAGCGCGAGGAGGAATGGCAGGCGGTCGCGGTAGCCGAGCAGGCCGGCCAGCTTTACGCCCTCGTTCCGAATGGGCCACCGCTCGTCCTTGAGGAATCCGTCGACCCGGTACTTCAGGTAGTCTTCGCCCACGGATTCGATGAAACCCTTGTCGCGCCCATCGGCGAAACGCCGGACCAGCGCAAAGGGGGACAGCGCGGATGCCGGCGGTTCGTCTTGGCCGCCCTGGTCGCCCTGGTTGCCCTGGTTGCCCTGGTTGCCCGATTCGGCATCTCCGGCGGCGCCGTGTTCGTCGGGTCTTCCGTTGGAACGAACGTGGTCCGCCGGGCGGTCCGGGCGGTCCGGGTGGTCCGGGTGGTCCACGCGGTCCAGGTGGTCCGGGTGGCCCGCAAGCATCTGGTCCAAATGGTCGACGATCCGGTCCAGTCCGCTTCGGTCGAAGGTCTCGCGGGCCCGGCGGCTCATGGCGGCATGACCGGCCGGGTCGTCCAGGATTTCGAGGACCAGGCGGGCCAGGCGCTCCCCGTCGACCACGCCGATGGTCTGGCCGTCCTCAGCGGTAATCGATTCGTACACGACGCGGGCCGCGCCCCTCAATTCGAGCGTCCTGGCGTTCACGGCCTGGTGGTCGCCGGGCGCGTAGGGCAGCGGCACCAGGATGGAAGGGATCCCGCAAATGCCGATCTCGGTAACGACGCCGGCGCTGGCCCTGCCGATGACCAGGTCGCTGGCAGCGTAGAGCGTTTCGATTTCGTGGGAGTAATCCGACTGGTGGTATCTCGACAGGTGTTCACCGGCGAGGGCGAGCCGTTCCAGGCGGTTCCGGGTGTCTGCCCCGGCGTCGTAATCCGGGCTACGTGTCTGGCCGATGACGTGGATGACGTGGAGGTCCGGCCGGGCAAGCAGACAGGGCAGCGCGTCGACCACGGCCCGGTTGATGGACCGGGCGCCCGACGAAGCGCCGAAGGCGAATACGATCTTCGCGTCGGACGGCAGGCCCAGCGAGGCCCGCGCGGCGTCCCGGGACACGGCGCCGATCTCGCGCCGCACCGGGTAGCCCGACCACGTCGTCTTTTCCGGAGGGAAATACCGCAGCGACGCTTCGAAGGAAACCCCGATGCGATCCGCGATGCGGCCCGCGAGCCGGTTGACCTTTCCGGGCACGACGTTCTGCTCGTGGACGAAACACCGGCGACCGCCCGAGAGGCGGAGCGATTTGAGGATCCAGTGGGCCAGGAGGACCGGACTGCTGGCGTAGCCGCCCGTGGCGACGATCATGCGGGGCCGGTGTCTCGACAGGTGGAACAGGCTCTGGAGGACGCCGAATCCGGTGCTGACCGCGAAGCGCAGTAGCGCGAGCGGCGGCCTGCCCGACGGCAGGCCGCGGGCATGGACCAGGTCGATCGGATAGCCCCTCTTCGGCACGAGGGAGGCTTCCATTCTGCCCCGCGCGCCGACGTACACGACGCGGGCTTCGGGGTTCCGTGCCCGCACCTCGTCGGCGATGGCCAGCCCGGGATATACGTGGCCTCCCGTCCCGCCCCCGGTAAACACGTAGGTCAGCGGACGCTTTCGGACTGGCGGCTTCGGCGCAGCCGCCGTGGCGTCCGTATTCCGTGTTGCCGCGGTGACCTTCGGCGCTTCCTCGTCCGGTGGTTGTTCCGCATCCTGTTTCGAGGTGATCTGAGACATGGGCGGGGGTTCCGCTATCGGCAACGCGGGCACGCTGGAGAGACGCGACGACTTTAACCAATGGACGTTGGCAGGTCGCTTCGGTTCCGGAACGCGTACGATTAGCATCGAGGTTACTGCCACGACACAAAGCGCCAGAGGCCGCTTTATGAGGGGTACAGGGGAATGTAGGGGAATGCGGGGTACTGTCAAGCCGTAATGTGGCTTCATCAGGGCGTCCGGACGGAGGGGTTTTACTGTCGTAGCGCAGAATTCTAAATGACATGAACAGGTAGAATGGATATGTTTATGGATGCGCATTACGATTCATATCGACGACAACCTGCACGCGGAACTGAAGAATATCGCGGCACGTACAGGAAGGACGCTGACCGCCGTCATCCACGACGCGCTACGAGACTCCCTGTCACGCCGACGCAACGCGAAACGACCCCCGGTCAACCTGCGGGTGTTCCACGGGACAGGGGTCATGCCCGGGGTGGACCTGAACGACTCGGTCGCGCTCCTCGACCACATGGATGATGATCTAGGTCGTCCGCCGACCGTATAATCCACGGAGCCAGTAACCATGTCCGATATCAAGACCCGGCCCACCGACGCGAGCGTCGACGCATTCATTGACGCGGTGGACCATCCGCGCAGGCGCGAAGACGCGCGTACGTTAATGGATCTCATGCAACGGGTGACGGGCGAAGAGCCCGTGATGTGGGGACCGTCGATCGTGGGGTACGGAAGCTACCACTACCGGTACGCGAGCGGTCAGGAAGCAGACTGGCCCGTCGTGGGGTTCTCGCCGCGCAAACAGAACCTGTCGATTTACATCATGACCGGGTTCGAAGCGTCTGACGCGTTGCTTTCCCACCTGGGCAAGCACAAGACCGGCAAGTCCTGCCTGTACGTCAACAAGCTGGCCGACGTGGACCTGGACGTGCTGGAAAGCCTGGTCCGCGCGTCGGTCGCGGAGATGAAACGAAGGTATCCGGGCTGACCGGAGCGGCGGTCCGGAATCCCCGGCGCGCCTTTCTTTCAGGGCGGGTTACGACGGGTAGCAAATAGTATAAGGAGGACCCGATTAAGTTCGATGCAATGACCGAGTATACTTGACAAATTTTGGTTTTGGGGTTATAATTGTGGACGATCTGAAATCTATATATGCCGTGAATCAAGGTGATTCAACGGTGAAACTCTCAAACGGAGGAATCCAATGCGAGGTATATTCGTACTGCTGACCATGACCCTGGTCATGGGATGCGCAACCGAACCTGCGAACTTCGAGGAGCTCGTGGAGCGGTTGGACGCCACGGAACAGGAAATCCGCGCCAAGCAGGAAGAGATCCAGACGACGATAGCGACGTTCAACGAATCGAATCCCGACAGGCAGGTCGATGCGGAGTCGTTGACCAACATGGCGCTGAATCCTGACCACGAAGCCGTTTTGAATGAAATGCTGGCCGGCGAAGAGGACGTTTCGTACCGCGGTCTCGTGCAGGAGATCATCGATACCCGGGGCGAGGTCGCGGAGCTGCAGCAGCAGATGCAGGATCTTCGAGACGATCTGCCGGCGCCCTATACGGTTCAGCGCGGCGACTCCCACATCCAGGTCGCCCTGCAGTACCTCATGGAGAATCACGGCCTTTCGACCGCCGAAGCCAGCGACGTGGTCGAGCAGACCGCCCTGGTGGAGGACCTGAACGTCGGCAACCAGATCTGGCTGCTCTACACGGACGGCATCCTCGGCTCGTACGTGACGCAGGGCACGGCGGACATGTCTCCGGGCCGTGCGCAACGCATCGCCAGGGCGCGCATCAACCGCACCATCGCGACGTTGACCGACGAACGCGACGCGGCCGAGGCCCGGGCGGCTTTCATCGCCGATTCACTGGGCCAGGTCAAGGACATGCTCGAAGAGCGGATCGTGTTCCTGCGCAGCGAAGAAGAGCGTCTCAATGGACAGATCGCGATGCTGACCGACGCCCGTGACGAGGCACTGGCGCAGCGGGACATGGAGGAGCAGGCGAAGCTTGCGGCCGAGATGAAGCTGAACTCCATTTTCTTCGCCGTGAACACCATGGACCACTGGAAAGACTCGATGGTCATCAAGGATCCGTTCTTCGGCGGCCCCCGCGTGGAATCTCTCTCCGGCGTTGATTTTTCCCAGTCCCAGGACCTGCGCGAAGGCACGGTACTCACGATCGAACGCTCGGCCTTCCCGTCGCTGGACAGTATAAAGAAAGTGGACGTTTTCCCGCGCACCTTCAGGGACGGCCAGGACTACGTCGTCGCCTTCCATCCCTCGGGCGACCGGGTATCCATCGAACTGCTCGTGCCGGATAACTTCGCCGGACAGAACGTGCTTTTCGCCCTGAGAGACTAACGGCCAGATTCCCATCGAACAACTTGAATCATCTATACGCATCGCAGAATCGAAGGCGGGTGGCAGGCAGTCAGGCAACCCGCCTTCGCCTGCTTAGGAGCCGGGTTGCATGCAGTGGAAACAGGTACGTATCGTTCTTATTCTCGTTGTAATCTTCACCGCGCTTTGGTACGTCTATCCTTCCGTAAGAACCTCTGACTACTGGCAATACGCCCCCGTTCAGACCACCCTTACCCCGGAACAGATCGATGCGATCGATGCGGATCCGCTCCTGACCGAAGCGGACCGGGCGCAGCTCAAGGAACTGAACCTGACCAAGGCCGAACGCGACCGGCTTCAGGACCAGTCCATCCGCCAGGGTCTGGATCTCCAGGGCGGCGTGCACATCAAGCTCGAGGTGGACAAGTCCAACCTGCCGGAGGAGGAAGCCGTAGACGTCGTGGAACGGGCGATGCAGGTCATCTCGAACCGCGTCAACGAATTCGGCGTCACCGAACCGATCATCCAGCAGGAGGGCGAAGACCGCATCATCGTCGAGCTGCCGGGACTCAGGGACATAGACCGCGCCATGACGCTGATCAACCAGACCGCCCAGCTGGAGTTCAGGCTGCTGCGCGAAGGCAGCGAGCTTCGTTCGGTCGTCGAGCGCATCGACGCCCTGCTGGCGGCCCGCGATACCACGAGCGTCCCGGCGGATACGAGCGCCCTGATTCCAGAAGCGGCCACCACGGCGGAACGCAACCCCTTTCTGTCGTTGATCGACCTCTCCGACAACGAGATCATCGTACCGGCGAGCAATACCGCCCGCGTAGACGAAATCCTGGCCCAGCCCCAGGTGCAGAGCTTCATTCCGGCCGGCGCGGAGATCCGGGCCGGCGTGATGCGGACGACGGCCAGCGGACAACGCGTCAGGTCCTATTACTACATGAACGCCCAGCCGGAACTGACCGGCGCCGTACTGGCGGACGCCTTCCCGCAGACCGGTTCAGGCTCCGACATCGGCAGCATGGGCGTGGCGTCGGTGGGCTTCACGACCACGGACGACGGCGCCAGGACCTTCTCCCGCGTTACGGGGAACAACATCGGCCGGCGCCTGGCGATCGTGCTGGACGGCCGGGTGTTCTCCGCGCCGGTCATCCAGGGACGCATACCCAACGGCCGGGGCGAGATCACCGGGATCAACTCGCTGGAGGAGGCGAGGGACCTCTCCATCGTGTTGCGCGCCGGCGCCCTGCCCGCGCCCATGGAGATCATCAGCAAGTACGTCGTGGGGCCGTCCCTGGGCGAGGACGCCATCAACTCCGGCAAATGGGCCTCGATCCTGGGTCTCATCGCCGTCATGATCTTCATGGCGATGTATTACCGGACGGCCGGCTTCATCGCCAATTTCGCCCTGATCCTGAACCTCCTCTTCCTGCTGGCCGTCCTCGGCGCTTTCCAGGCGACGCTGACGCTGCCCGGCATCGCGGGAATCATCCTGACCATGGGCATGTCGGTGGACGCCAACATCCTCATCTTCGAACGGATCAAGGAGGAGCTCAGGGCCGGAGGGAAGACGATCCGGCAGTCCGTGGACAGCGGCTACGGGAACGCGCTCCGCACCATCGTGGACGCAAACATCACCACCCTGATCACCGCCTTCGCCCTGTACGAGTTCGGGACCGGTCCCATCAAGGGATTCGCCGTGACGCTGGGATTCGGCATCCTGATCAGCATGTTCACGGCCATCTTCATCACGCGGTCCCTCTTCGACGCGCTCATCGACCGGTGGCAGCTCGCCCAGGTCAGCATCGGTCGGACCGATCCCTTCGGGCGCCTGTTCTTTGGATTCATGCGGTTCGGCAAAGCGGCCTTCGTCATCACCTGGTGCGTGATCGTGGTCGGCCTGGGAACCATCGTCATGCGCGGCGGGGTGAACTGGGGCGTCGACTTTCAAAGCGGGTCGCTGATCGAGATGCGGTTCGATCCTCCGGTGCCGGTACAGGACATACGCGGCGCCCTGGGTAACGCCGCCATCGAGGACCAGCCCGTCGACCTGAGCCAGAGCGAGATCAAGGTGATCGGCGAGGAGGGCAACATCCTGATCCGGGCGGCCGCCAGCGACTGGAACGAGCAGCAGATCGCGTCGGCCGTGAAATCGACGCTCGGGGAACAGTTTCCCGAGAACCTGAAGGGCAATGAAGACGACTGGCTGCGGCAGGAATACAACGTTAGCCCGAAGATCGGCAAAGAACTCACGGTCGACGCCATGGGCGCGGTGGGAGCCTCCATCATCGGCATCGTCCTTTACATCACCATCCGGTTCCGGCAGGTCAACGGGTTCCGGTTCGGCATCGGGACGATCGTCGCGTTGATCCACGACGTGCTCATCGTGCTGGCCATGCTCACCCTCGTGGGCGAGGAGCTCACCATGGCGGTCGTGGCGGCCCTGCTGACCGTCGTGGGGTATTCGACGAACGACACCATCGTTGTCTACGACCGCATCAGGGAAAGCCTGGGCCGGACCCGGACGGAAGGGTTCTCGGGCGTGGTGGACCGCAGCATCAACGAATGCCTGAACCGGACCATGATGACGTCGCTCACCGTACTGCTGGTCCTGGTCTTCCTGCTGGCCGGAAGCACGTCGACCAACTGGGGATTCGCCCTGGCGCTGACCTTCGGCGTCATCACCGGAACCTATTCCTCGATTTTCATCGCCAGCCCCATCGTGGTCTGGTGGCAGAACTGGATAGCGAAGAAGCGCGAGGAAATCCGACGCGCCAGAAAGCCATCGCGGTCGAGCGTCGCCCGCACCGGTTAGTGTGAACGTACGCCGGGGCGCCGGCGCCGGACGCGGCCCTTGACGAATCGAGCGTAACCAGCGTCGGTCAGCAAACCCGCGGATCCCATGTCGCCTGCCGAACGCATTGAAGTCCTGCGCCGGGAAATCCGGTCGCACGATCACCGGTACTTCGTACTCGACGATCCGGTCATCAGCGATTACGCCTACGACATGCTGGTGAGCGAGCTGCAGGACCTGGAATCGGCCCACCCCGACCTGATCACCCCCGACTCGCCCACCCAGCGCGTCGGGGGATCTCCCTCCGCTTCCTTTCCCGTCGTTCGGCATCCCGTGCCCATGCTCTCCATCGGCAATACGTATAACGATGAGGAGATCCGGGACTTCGACCGCCGCATCCGCGACCTGCTGGGTCCGGAGCGGGAGTACGCCTACGCGGTCGAGTTGAAGATCGACGGTGTGGCCGTGAGCCTGCGCTACGAGAACGGCGCGCTGGCCCTGGGCGCCACGCGGGGTGACGGCGAGCAGGGCGACGACATCACGGCGAACCTGCGGACCATCCGGTCCATCCCCCTGCGCATTGCCGAAGAAGAGCCCCTGCTCAACAACATCGAGGTGCGGGGCGAAGTGTATCTCCCCCACGACGGGTTCGAGGCGCTGAACGCCTTCCGCGCGGAACGGGAGGAGCCGCTCTTCGCGAACCCCCGCAACGCCGCGGCGGGCTCGCTGAAACTCCGCGATCCCCGCGTCGTCGCCGAGCGGCCCCTGAAGGTCTTTCTCTACACGTTGCGTTTCGAGGACGAAGCCGGCGCGCTGGCTGGCTGGCCCGACCTGGACAGCCACTTCCAGCGGCTGCGCTGGCTGGCCGGCCAGGGGTTTCCGACCAACGGGGAAGCCCGAAGTTTCGCGGCCATCGACGAGGTGATCGGTTTCTGCCACGACTGGGAGGAGCGGCGGGACTCGCTGTCCTACGATATCGACGGCATGGTCATCAAGGTGGATTCCATCGGGCTCCACGGCGAACTCGGCGCCACGATGAAGAGTCCCCGCTGGGCCATCGCCAGCAAGTTCGCCGCGCAACGGGCCAGGACGCGTCTGGTGGACATCCGGCTCCAGGTCGGCCGGACCGGCGTGGTGACCCCGGTCGCCGAACTCGAACCGGTCTTCCTGGCCGGATCGACGATTAGCCGGGCCACGCTCCACAACGAGGAAGAGATCCGCCGCAAGGACCTGCGCGTCGGCGACACCGTGTGGATCGAAAAAGGCGGGGACGTCATCCCCAAGGTCGTTTCGGCCGACCTGGACGAGCGGGAGGGCGGGTCGGCGCCCTTCGAGATGCCGACGGCCTGCCCGGTATGCGAAACCGCGCTCGTGCGGGTGGGCGAAGAGGTGGCGTGGCGTTGCGGGAACGCGGCCTGCCCGGCCCAGACGCAGGCGCGCGTCACCCATTTCACCGGCCGGAACGCCA from Gemmatimonadota bacterium harbors:
- the mraY gene encoding phospho-N-acetylmuramoyl-pentapeptide-transferase; this translates as MIYHLVTYLFDTVDALSFLRLFQYLSFRAICAALTGFGVTLLFGQRIIRLLYVNHVRDNPRAHGAISSASKAGTPLMGGLLIVAAIFASVLLWSDLFNRFTLVFLCALIWFTLFGFIDDYRKIRHRDSDRGLTQATKLFFQAVFGFGFGLVFLLPGLSPVSAEIASELYLPFVKDPVLDLGWWYLPFIAFVIVAIANAVNFADGLDGLSIVPVSFTVVVYGVFAYVIGNAIYSGYLQFTFLPGSGELTVICAGVFGACMGFLWYNAYPAQVFMGDVGALPLGGIVGTLAVLLKQEFLFVITGGIFVAMAFSVLVQEKIGIKWLGRRIFYMAPLHHAFQYRGLAETKVVIRFWIIAGILAIIGLSTLKIR
- a CDS encoding CopG family transcriptional regulator; translation: MRITIHIDDNLHAELKNIAARTGRTLTAVIHDALRDSLSRRRNAKRPPVNLRVFHGTGVMPGVDLNDSVALLDHMDDDLGRPPTV
- a CDS encoding DUF1801 domain-containing protein, with the translated sequence MSDIKTRPTDASVDAFIDAVDHPRRREDARTLMDLMQRVTGEEPVMWGPSIVGYGSYHYRYASGQEADWPVVGFSPRKQNLSIYIMTGFEASDALLSHLGKHKTGKSCLYVNKLADVDLDVLESLVRASVAEMKRRYPG
- the secD gene encoding protein translocase subunit SecD is translated as MQWKQVRIVLILVVIFTALWYVYPSVRTSDYWQYAPVQTTLTPEQIDAIDADPLLTEADRAQLKELNLTKAERDRLQDQSIRQGLDLQGGVHIKLEVDKSNLPEEEAVDVVERAMQVISNRVNEFGVTEPIIQQEGEDRIIVELPGLRDIDRAMTLINQTAQLEFRLLREGSELRSVVERIDALLAARDTTSVPADTSALIPEAATTAERNPFLSLIDLSDNEIIVPASNTARVDEILAQPQVQSFIPAGAEIRAGVMRTTASGQRVRSYYYMNAQPELTGAVLADAFPQTGSGSDIGSMGVASVGFTTTDDGARTFSRVTGNNIGRRLAIVLDGRVFSAPVIQGRIPNGRGEITGINSLEEARDLSIVLRAGALPAPMEIISKYVVGPSLGEDAINSGKWASILGLIAVMIFMAMYYRTAGFIANFALILNLLFLLAVLGAFQATLTLPGIAGIILTMGMSVDANILIFERIKEELRAGGKTIRQSVDSGYGNALRTIVDANITTLITAFALYEFGTGPIKGFAVTLGFGILISMFTAIFITRSLFDALIDRWQLAQVSIGRTDPFGRLFFGFMRFGKAAFVITWCVIVVGLGTIVMRGGVNWGVDFQSGSLIEMRFDPPVPVQDIRGALGNAAIEDQPVDLSQSEIKVIGEEGNILIRAAASDWNEQQIASAVKSTLGEQFPENLKGNEDDWLRQEYNVSPKIGKELTVDAMGAVGASIIGIVLYITIRFRQVNGFRFGIGTIVALIHDVLIVLAMLTLVGEELTMAVVAALLTVVGYSTNDTIVVYDRIRESLGRTRTEGFSGVVDRSINECLNRTMMTSLTVLLVLVFLLAGSTSTNWGFALALTFGVITGTYSSIFIASPIVVWWQNWIAKKREEIRRARKPSRSSVARTG
- the ligA gene encoding NAD-dependent DNA ligase LigA, whose translation is MSPAERIEVLRREIRSHDHRYFVLDDPVISDYAYDMLVSELQDLESAHPDLITPDSPTQRVGGSPSASFPVVRHPVPMLSIGNTYNDEEIRDFDRRIRDLLGPEREYAYAVELKIDGVAVSLRYENGALALGATRGDGEQGDDITANLRTIRSIPLRIAEEEPLLNNIEVRGEVYLPHDGFEALNAFRAEREEPLFANPRNAAAGSLKLRDPRVVAERPLKVFLYTLRFEDEAGALAGWPDLDSHFQRLRWLAGQGFPTNGEARSFAAIDEVIGFCHDWEERRDSLSYDIDGMVIKVDSIGLHGELGATMKSPRWAIASKFAAQRARTRLVDIRLQVGRTGVVTPVAELEPVFLAGSTISRATLHNEEEIRRKDLRVGDTVWIEKGGDVIPKVVSADLDEREGGSAPFEMPTACPVCETALVRVGEEVAWRCGNAACPAQTQARVTHFTGRNAMDIEGFGPAVTEQILGSGLIGDVGDIYRLTREQLGTLERMGEKSAGNLLGGIEASKDRPLDRLLFSLGIPHVGERAARQIAERFRSIEAIKAASAEELVAVPEIGPKIAESVVSFFHNERNLEIVDKLKAAGLRMYLEAPDSGAEGSTESGTENGAESRAFADKIVVITGTLPNYSREEMSGEIEAAGGRVTSSVSKKTDYLVAGENAGSKLKKAQSLGVEILNEEETIARINEARISGEQSP